The Candidatus Latescibacter sp. DNA window AAATCTGCACATCCGTAATGAGCAGATACGTGAATACTGCAGGGCGAATAACAAGATACTGTATGATTTTAACGACATCGAAACCTACGATCCCGATGGACAGTACTTTGGAAATAAAATTCCCAACGATAATTGTGATTATGATTCCAATGGCGACGGGAAGCGAGAAAGCAATTGGGCGGTAGAATGGCAGAATACACATCCAAAGGAGTGGTACAGCTGTGATTCAGCCCATAGCCAGCCTCTGAACGCCAATCTCAAAGCATATGCAGCGTGGTGGTTGTGGTCAAGTCTTGCGGGATGGCCAGGTGTCGGAACCGATGTTGAGAAAGAAGGCACTGTATTGCCGGAGTTATTAAATCTTAAACAGAATCGCCCGAACCCGTTCAATCCTTTCACCGCTATCCGTTACGAGCTTGGCATGCCGGGAAAAGTGACTATATCCGTGTATAACACGCTCGGACAAGGGGTACAGAAATTAGACCTCGGGGAAAAGAGAAGAAGTGTGCACGAATTTCTTTTCGATGGCTCCGGACTGACTTCAGGGATTTACTTTTATCGTGTGGCGACTGAATATGCTTCAGTAACCGGTAAGATGCTTTTGATGAAATAAGCTCCTTACAAATGACTCAATTTAAGAGCGTTTGAGGTAAATAGATCCTGAAACGAGTTCAGGATGACACGTGTCATGCCGAACTTGTTTCGGCATCTA harbors:
- a CDS encoding T9SS type A sorting domain-containing protein, coding for MKSLPVSMFFFITINILFASAAYSRSNTIPLIIDHNCTRLSAIPNAWIQKAKNDLHIAYGHTSHGSQLISGMIGLVSFKGTLYSFGAGGANGILDLRDTPFSGAYDLGNPDRTTWATATRNYLGRHPKTNVIIWSWCGQVSNASKTDIDTYLGLMKSLENDYPAVSFVYMTGHHDGTGLTGNLHIRNEQIREYCRANNKILYDFNDIETYDPDGQYFGNKIPNDNCDYDSNGDGKRESNWAVEWQNTHPKEWYSCDSAHSQPLNANLKAYAAWWLWSSLAGWPGVGTDVEKEGTVLPELLNLKQNRPNPFNPFTAIRYELGMPGKVTISVYNTLGQGVQKLDLGEKRRSVHEFLFDGSGLTSGIYFYRVATEYASVTGKMLLMK